The following proteins are encoded in a genomic region of Variovorax paradoxus:
- a CDS encoding PAS domain-containing hybrid sensor histidine kinase/response regulator — MADHGGGSAPLNQRTLTDADFRLMVDAVTDYAIVVLDPGGIVISWNHGARKLQGYEAAEAIGRHFSLFYPSELLEQNRPDRALQVAREAGHMEEEGWRLRNDGTRFWASVVITPITGTGGEVRGFSMIARDLSERRRHDEMLRMSEERFRLLVEGVKDYAIFMLDPGGHIVSWNLGAQKNKGYEASEIIGQHFSVFYPPEVAAAGWPEQELRNALRDGRFEDEGWRIRKDGSRFWASVVITALHDATGRHRGFAKVTRDLTERRRVTALEDEGRRVTNFLAMLGHELRNPLAPISNALELLKREKAESAVIAHTRDIIGRQLRQMTRLVDDLLDVGRITSGKIHLESKPVRLRDAIAEATEAIRPLIESKSQTLHVQTQEADPWISGDRARVIQIVSNLVHNAAKFTHNSGNVYLSLSEAGTEADISVRDDGPGIPPKDLQRIFDLFVQGEQNLARTQGGLGLGLSLVQQLTTLHGGRVSAFSTGRPGEGSEFVVQFQTTQPPMATLEAEPRPVGEQRVLVVDDNTDAAETMALLLEALGYKSSVAHGGLAAIEAVKAQDPDVVLLDIGLPDLNGHEVARRLRAEMINPPPLIAVTGYGQASDRETSLEAGFRAHLTKPVDVDRLSALLERLLESPRSKTA, encoded by the coding sequence ATGGCAGATCACGGCGGTGGGAGTGCACCCCTGAACCAACGCACTCTGACCGACGCCGATTTCAGGCTGATGGTCGACGCAGTCACGGACTACGCCATTGTGGTCCTGGACCCCGGCGGCATCGTCATCAGCTGGAACCACGGGGCGCGAAAGCTCCAGGGCTACGAAGCCGCGGAAGCGATCGGACGGCACTTTTCCCTTTTCTATCCGAGCGAACTGCTGGAGCAGAACCGGCCGGACCGGGCGCTGCAAGTGGCACGCGAGGCCGGCCACATGGAAGAAGAAGGCTGGCGCCTGCGCAACGACGGCACGCGCTTCTGGGCCAGCGTCGTCATCACGCCGATCACCGGGACGGGCGGGGAAGTCCGCGGCTTCTCGATGATCGCGAGAGACCTCAGCGAGCGCCGCCGCCACGACGAGATGCTGCGCATGAGCGAGGAGCGCTTCCGGCTGCTGGTCGAGGGCGTGAAGGACTATGCGATCTTCATGCTCGACCCCGGCGGCCACATCGTGAGCTGGAACCTCGGCGCGCAGAAGAACAAGGGCTACGAAGCTTCTGAAATCATCGGGCAGCACTTCTCCGTGTTCTATCCGCCCGAAGTGGCCGCGGCCGGCTGGCCCGAGCAGGAACTGCGCAACGCGCTGCGGGACGGGCGGTTCGAGGACGAAGGCTGGCGCATCCGGAAGGACGGCAGCCGGTTCTGGGCCAGCGTGGTCATTACCGCGCTGCACGACGCGACGGGACGGCACCGGGGTTTCGCCAAGGTCACGCGCGACCTGACGGAGCGGCGCCGCGTGACCGCGCTGGAAGACGAAGGGCGTCGCGTGACGAACTTCCTCGCCATGCTGGGGCATGAACTGCGCAACCCGCTGGCGCCGATCTCGAATGCGCTCGAACTGCTCAAGCGTGAAAAGGCGGAATCGGCGGTCATCGCCCATACCCGCGACATCATCGGCCGGCAGCTCAGGCAGATGACCCGGCTGGTGGACGACCTGCTCGACGTGGGCCGCATCACGAGCGGCAAGATCCACCTCGAGAGCAAGCCGGTTCGCCTGCGCGATGCCATCGCAGAGGCCACCGAGGCCATCCGGCCGCTGATCGAGAGCAAGTCGCAGACCTTGCATGTGCAGACCCAGGAGGCCGACCCCTGGATTTCGGGCGACAGGGCACGGGTCATCCAGATCGTCAGCAATCTGGTCCACAACGCGGCGAAGTTCACCCACAACAGCGGCAACGTCTATCTCTCTCTCTCGGAAGCCGGCACGGAGGCCGACATCAGCGTGCGCGACGACGGGCCCGGCATACCGCCGAAAGACTTGCAGCGGATCTTCGACCTGTTCGTGCAGGGCGAGCAGAACCTCGCGAGAACGCAGGGCGGCCTCGGCCTGGGGCTTAGTCTCGTGCAGCAGCTGACCACGCTGCATGGCGGGCGGGTGAGTGCCTTCAGTACCGGCAGGCCAGGGGAGGGCAGCGAGTTCGTGGTGCAGTTCCAGACCACGCAGCCGCCGATGGCCACGCTCGAGGCGGAGCCCCGGCCGGTCGGAGAACAGCGGGTGCTGGTGGTGGACGACAACACCGATGCGGCCGAAACCATGGCGCTGCTGCTGGAGGCGCTGGGCTACAAGTCCAGCGTCGCGCACGGCGGCCTCGCGGCCATCGAAGCCGTGAAGGCGCAAGACCCCGATGTCGTGCTGCTGGACATCGGCCTGCCGGACCTGAACGGCCATGAAGTCGCCCGGCGGCTTCGGGCCGAGATGATCAACCCGCCGCCCTTGATCGCCGTGACCGGCTACGGACAGGCCAGCGACCGGGAAACCAGCCTGGAGGCGGGCTTCCGGGCCCACCTGACGAAGCCCGTGGACGTCGACAGGCTCTCGGCGTTGCTCGAGCGCCTGCTCGAGTCGCCCCGTTCCAAGACGGCGTAG
- the nadE gene encoding ammonia-dependent NAD(+) synthetase — MNAGELAPVDALQREIIAALHVAPVFDAAQEIERRIGFLAGYLRGTGLKALVLGISGGVDSLVAGCLAQRAVERLRAEGRDATFIAMRLPYGVQKDEAEAQRSLAVIRPDRTLTVDIRPAADGMLAALKTGDLVFRDAAHEDFVLGNIKARQRMIAQFAVAGAHDGIVIGTDHAAEALMGFFTKFGDGAADVTPLTGLSKRRVRALAQQLGAPDALVFKVPTADLESLVPQKPDEDAFGVSYEQIDDFLEGKPVAAAAREIILATHRKSAHKRALPVEPPHPA, encoded by the coding sequence ATGAATGCTGGTGAACTTGCCCCCGTCGACGCCTTGCAGCGCGAGATCATTGCCGCGCTGCATGTCGCACCGGTGTTCGATGCCGCACAGGAGATCGAGCGGCGGATCGGCTTTCTGGCCGGCTACCTGCGCGGCACGGGATTGAAGGCGCTGGTGCTGGGCATCAGCGGCGGCGTCGATTCGCTGGTCGCCGGCTGCCTTGCGCAGCGCGCGGTGGAGCGGCTGCGCGCCGAGGGCCGAGATGCCACGTTCATTGCAATGCGCCTGCCCTACGGCGTGCAGAAGGACGAAGCCGAGGCCCAGCGTTCGCTGGCCGTCATCCGGCCGGACCGCACCCTCACCGTCGACATCCGGCCCGCGGCCGATGGGATGCTCGCCGCGCTGAAGACCGGCGATCTTGTCTTCCGCGACGCAGCCCATGAAGACTTCGTGCTCGGCAACATCAAGGCGCGCCAGCGCATGATCGCGCAGTTCGCGGTGGCCGGCGCGCACGACGGCATCGTCATCGGCACCGACCATGCGGCCGAGGCGTTGATGGGTTTCTTCACCAAGTTCGGCGACGGCGCGGCCGACGTGACACCGCTCACCGGCCTCAGCAAGCGGCGTGTGCGTGCGCTCGCGCAGCAGCTCGGCGCGCCCGATGCGCTGGTGTTCAAGGTGCCCACGGCCGACCTCGAATCGCTCGTGCCGCAAAAGCCCGACGAAGATGCGTTCGGTGTCAGCTACGAGCAGATCGACGACTTTCTCGAAGGCAAGCCCGTGGCCGCCGCGGCGCGCGAGATCATCCTCGCAACGCACCGCAAGAGCGCCCACAAGCGGGCGCTGCCGGTCGAACCGCCGCACCCGGCCTGA
- a CDS encoding sensor domain-containing diguanylate cyclase: protein MRPVLDLRRFSLRARLSAGVVAIVLLTTVGITSAALYFVKRDMQTAIADEQFERISNIADAVDQKFLSRRTLLKTFGDSVESQNFTGTEGLQDLVVQHQSSLKEAFDNLAFVDAGGEIVANMNGAQQIGKINVKDRDYFQRTIAAGAGVVSQPFKNRISGLAQVAMTEPVLDRQGRIAYVITAFITLSERNFLGELARVKFGKSGYMFIVNTGGIIIDHPDKSRLLQHIDADGIRNFATDRAVAGFEGATEGVNRRGVHALYAFKHIGQTNWVLGAMYPRSEAFAPVEQIERFAWAGALLLTLLAGGLTFMTVRAQLAPLSRLREHMQVSRTLPDYTPMQEKFSGHAGDEVGDLSRAFDSLMRERQASQDRVQSSERFLRDVTDNLPAVVAYFDRDNRCLFANKAGLGMRGRTQADIGRMTMQESLPDAVYRQLVPKIALVLQGTPSRTEGTYDRNGKEGFFECHLAPDIRADGVAGYYVMTFDITRQKVAERERAAGETRVRTITDNLPALVSHVDASLRFTFVNAHLRALFEGIELVGQSLPDVRGAEDFEAVAPYVRRVLAGEAVTFEKMGDPARGIDKNWYQSHYIPDLGSDGTVRGFYGMTFDITERKQAEMRSAESERRLRGLTDNVPALMTELDLEERVVFCNGRYQTWLGMAPASMMNRHIRETIGEAHYEMRKPLLARAFAGEVVSFEQTARLLIGERTLQTTYLPQTNAQGEVVGLYILANDVTELKQKQKQLDALAREDALTGLPNRRSFEEHARDAMARSRRSGVPVCLLFLDIDYFKSINDSLGHSAGDAVLKEFGRRLKESVRKTDMAARYAGDEFVILLEGVAGMAEVQGVAAKVLAAMRPAFHLSGRTLRATTSIGVALSEEDEDFSSLFIRADTALYAAKKEGKNRFMMAVSKSETTGGTSWPRQEPSSA, encoded by the coding sequence ATGCGTCCAGTTCTCGACCTGCGCCGTTTCAGTCTCCGAGCCCGCTTGTCCGCGGGCGTGGTGGCCATTGTCTTGCTCACCACGGTCGGGATCACCAGCGCCGCGCTGTACTTCGTCAAGCGCGACATGCAGACGGCCATTGCCGACGAGCAGTTCGAGCGGATCTCGAACATCGCCGATGCGGTGGACCAGAAGTTCCTGAGCCGACGCACCTTGCTCAAGACTTTCGGCGACAGTGTAGAGAGCCAGAATTTCACCGGCACGGAAGGGCTGCAAGACCTTGTCGTGCAGCATCAGTCTTCGCTGAAGGAAGCCTTCGACAACCTGGCCTTCGTCGATGCCGGCGGCGAGATCGTGGCCAACATGAACGGCGCGCAGCAGATCGGCAAGATCAACGTCAAGGATCGCGACTACTTCCAGCGGACGATCGCCGCCGGGGCGGGCGTTGTTTCCCAGCCTTTCAAGAATCGCATCAGCGGGCTGGCGCAAGTCGCCATGACGGAACCGGTGCTCGATCGGCAGGGCCGGATCGCCTATGTCATCACTGCCTTCATCACGCTCAGCGAACGCAATTTCCTCGGTGAACTTGCCCGCGTGAAATTCGGCAAGAGCGGGTACATGTTCATCGTGAACACCGGCGGCATCATCATCGACCACCCCGACAAGTCCCGGCTTCTTCAGCATATCGACGCCGACGGCATACGCAACTTCGCAACCGACCGCGCAGTCGCCGGATTCGAAGGAGCGACCGAAGGGGTGAACCGCAGGGGCGTGCACGCGCTCTACGCGTTCAAGCATATCGGCCAGACCAACTGGGTGCTGGGTGCGATGTATCCGCGCAGCGAGGCCTTCGCCCCGGTGGAGCAGATCGAACGCTTCGCATGGGCCGGCGCGCTGTTGCTGACCCTGTTGGCGGGCGGGCTCACCTTCATGACCGTGCGCGCCCAGCTTGCGCCTTTGTCCCGCCTCCGCGAACACATGCAGGTTTCGCGCACCCTCCCGGACTACACGCCCATGCAGGAGAAATTTTCCGGGCATGCCGGGGACGAGGTCGGCGATCTCTCGCGCGCCTTCGATTCGCTCATGCGGGAGCGCCAGGCGTCCCAGGACCGCGTGCAGTCGAGCGAAAGATTCCTGCGCGACGTGACGGACAACCTGCCTGCCGTCGTCGCCTACTTCGACCGCGACAACCGCTGCCTTTTCGCCAACAAGGCGGGGCTCGGAATGCGCGGCCGGACGCAGGCCGATATCGGCCGCATGACCATGCAGGAGTCGCTCCCGGATGCGGTCTATCGGCAGCTCGTACCGAAGATCGCGCTGGTGCTGCAAGGCACGCCGTCGCGCACCGAGGGCACCTACGACCGCAACGGCAAGGAAGGCTTCTTCGAATGCCATCTCGCGCCCGACATCCGCGCCGACGGCGTGGCGGGCTACTACGTGATGACCTTCGACATCACGCGCCAGAAGGTGGCCGAGCGGGAGCGCGCGGCGGGCGAGACCCGCGTTCGCACCATCACGGACAACCTGCCCGCGCTGGTGTCCCACGTGGATGCGTCGCTGCGTTTCACGTTCGTGAATGCGCATTTGCGCGCCCTGTTCGAGGGGATCGAACTGGTGGGGCAGTCGCTGCCCGACGTGCGCGGCGCCGAAGATTTCGAGGCGGTCGCTCCCTATGTTCGCCGGGTGCTGGCCGGGGAAGCCGTCACCTTCGAGAAAATGGGCGACCCCGCGCGCGGAATCGACAAGAACTGGTACCAGTCGCACTACATTCCCGACCTGGGTTCCGATGGCACCGTGCGCGGCTTCTATGGAATGACCTTCGACATCACCGAGCGCAAGCAGGCCGAGATGCGCAGCGCCGAGAGCGAGCGGCGCCTGCGCGGACTGACCGACAACGTGCCGGCGCTCATGACCGAGCTGGACCTCGAGGAACGCGTGGTTTTCTGCAACGGCAGATACCAGACCTGGCTCGGCATGGCGCCGGCTTCGATGATGAACCGGCACATCCGGGAGACCATCGGCGAGGCGCACTATGAAATGCGCAAGCCGCTTCTGGCGCGTGCCTTCGCGGGCGAGGTGGTGTCGTTCGAACAGACCGCCAGGCTGCTGATCGGCGAACGAACCCTGCAGACCACCTATCTGCCGCAGACGAATGCGCAGGGCGAGGTCGTCGGGCTGTATATCCTCGCCAACGACGTCACGGAACTCAAGCAGAAGCAGAAGCAACTGGACGCGCTTGCGCGGGAAGATGCACTCACGGGCTTGCCGAACCGCCGGTCGTTCGAAGAGCATGCGCGCGATGCAATGGCCAGGTCCCGCCGCTCGGGGGTTCCGGTGTGCCTGCTGTTTCTGGACATCGACTACTTCAAGTCGATCAACGATTCGCTGGGCCATTCGGCCGGCGACGCGGTGCTCAAGGAATTCGGCCGCCGGCTCAAGGAGAGCGTGCGCAAGACCGACATGGCGGCGCGCTACGCCGGCGACGAATTCGTGATTCTTCTCGAAGGCGTTGCGGGCATGGCCGAGGTGCAGGGGGTCGCGGCCAAGGTACTGGCCGCAATGCGGCCGGCTTTCCATCTGTCGGGCCGCACCCTGCGGGCGACGACCAGCATCGGCGTCGCCCTCTCCGAGGAAGACGAGGATTTTTCATCCTTGTTCATACGCGCCGACACGGCGTTGTACGCGGCCAAGAAAGAGGGCAAGAACCGTTTCATGATGGCGGTGTCGAAGTCCGAAACCACGGGCGGCACCTCATGGCCGCGCCAGGAGCCTTCCAGCGCCTGA
- a CDS encoding AEC family transporter produces MLPVFLVTFPFFALIAAGYGAARARILPLDAIPGLNTFVLYFALPCMLLRFGAGTPIGQLLDGSVALVWGVSALAVVAGVVVFTRNPRIGWNDGAFGALVAAFPNTGFMGVPLLVALLGAQAAGPMIITIAFDLVVTSSLCIALSRLDGAGGGAGHRGARQAARQALRGVLVNPMPWSILLGVLLSAARWRLPGPVERTVAMLADAASPVALFTIGAVLARSALLARGHGASAAVAAAMGTKSALPRKAPLADVLPVVGVKLLVHPLLVWALGQGAIALGLPLSSSALVVIVLVAALPSASNVSMLAERFGADNGRIARIILWTTVATFFSFPLAVGVLR; encoded by the coding sequence GTGCTGCCTGTATTTCTCGTAACCTTTCCTTTCTTCGCGCTGATCGCCGCCGGCTATGGCGCCGCGCGTGCCCGCATCCTGCCGCTCGACGCAATTCCGGGCCTCAACACCTTCGTGCTGTATTTCGCACTGCCTTGCATGTTGTTGCGATTCGGTGCCGGAACCCCGATCGGGCAATTGCTCGACGGCAGCGTGGCACTGGTCTGGGGCGTGAGCGCGCTGGCCGTGGTGGCGGGCGTGGTCGTCTTTACCCGCAACCCGCGCATCGGCTGGAACGACGGCGCATTCGGTGCGCTCGTGGCGGCCTTTCCGAACACCGGGTTCATGGGCGTGCCGCTCCTGGTGGCGCTGCTGGGCGCGCAGGCGGCGGGGCCGATGATCATCACCATCGCCTTCGACCTGGTCGTGACCTCGTCGCTGTGCATTGCGCTGTCGCGGCTCGACGGGGCCGGCGGCGGTGCCGGACACCGCGGCGCACGGCAGGCGGCGCGCCAGGCGCTGCGCGGTGTGCTGGTCAATCCGATGCCGTGGTCGATCCTGCTGGGCGTGCTGCTGTCGGCTGCGCGGTGGCGCTTGCCGGGGCCCGTGGAGCGCACCGTGGCCATGCTGGCCGATGCGGCTTCACCGGTGGCGCTTTTCACCATCGGCGCGGTGTTGGCGCGTTCGGCCTTGCTCGCGCGCGGGCACGGCGCCAGCGCCGCGGTGGCCGCGGCCATGGGAACGAAGTCGGCGCTTCCGCGCAAGGCGCCGCTGGCCGACGTGCTGCCGGTGGTCGGCGTCAAGCTGCTCGTGCATCCGCTCTTGGTCTGGGCGCTGGGGCAGGGCGCCATCGCGCTCGGGCTGCCGCTCTCTTCTTCGGCGCTGGTGGTCATCGTGCTGGTGGCGGCGCTGCCGAGCGCCAGCAACGTGTCGATGCTGGCCGAGCGCTTTGGCGCCGACAACGGCCGCATTGCACGCATCATCCTGTGGACGACGGTGGCGACCTTCTTCAGTTTTCCGCTGGCCGTGGGCGTGCTGCGCTGA
- a CDS encoding ATP-dependent helicase, with the protein MSSGLNLAQQEAVNYLHGPCLVLAGAGSGKTRVITHKIGRLIQAGLEPKRIAAITFTNKAASEMRERAKGLIGRDARNVVICTFHALGVRMMREDGAVLGLKPAFSILDSDDVTKILKDAGGTTDTATARIWQWTISKWKNMGLNAAQAEAAAVDDNERITARIMARYEERLTAYQSVDFDDLIGMPLKLLRDFDEVRTKWQSTLGHILVDEYQDTNATQYEVLKALAGERGRFTAVGDDDQSIYGWRGATLDNLRKLPVDYPTLKVIKLEQNYRSTSAILRAANNVIGPNPKLFPKTLFSELGEGEPVRIVDADSEAHEAERAVARIASLRAGDVTSQGKQYKEFRDFAILYRANHQARVFEQALRKAQIPYKVSGGQSFFDRAEIKDLCGWFRLWVNNDDDPAFLRAITTPKRGIGHTTLASLGTFASQYKLSLFEALFSPSLPSVMPKRTLEGIHEFGRYINDLEYRARRTMGAEDSRTFMLDWLKEIDYEKHLYDGEDSEQAAAARWTNVLEFVDWMSQRAGGTIDDASGADNNVETERKSLLEVAQTISLLSTISEREQDQNVVTLSTLHASKGLEWPHVMLIGVTEGLLPFKLEDDNGRQLKVSDETLQRLQEERRLMYVGITRAQRSLAVSWTKKRKQGREMVPCVPSRFIAEMGLDKTTTREDPREKLKALRAEFARKAQDSAAAAAAAASAP; encoded by the coding sequence ATGTCTTCCGGTCTCAATCTCGCGCAACAAGAAGCGGTCAATTACCTGCACGGCCCCTGCCTCGTGCTCGCGGGTGCGGGCTCGGGCAAGACGCGCGTCATCACGCACAAGATCGGCCGGCTCATCCAGGCCGGGCTGGAGCCCAAGCGCATTGCGGCCATCACCTTCACGAACAAGGCCGCGAGCGAAATGCGCGAACGCGCCAAGGGGTTGATCGGGCGCGATGCGCGGAATGTGGTGATCTGCACCTTCCACGCGCTGGGCGTGCGCATGATGCGGGAAGACGGCGCCGTGCTGGGCCTGAAGCCCGCCTTCAGCATTCTCGACAGCGACGACGTCACCAAGATTTTGAAGGACGCGGGCGGCACCACCGACACGGCCACCGCGCGCATCTGGCAGTGGACCATCAGCAAGTGGAAGAACATGGGCCTGAACGCCGCACAGGCCGAGGCCGCCGCGGTGGACGACAACGAGCGCATCACCGCGCGCATCATGGCGCGCTACGAAGAGCGGCTCACGGCGTACCAGAGCGTCGATTTCGACGACCTCATCGGCATGCCGCTCAAGCTGCTGCGCGACTTCGACGAGGTGCGCACCAAGTGGCAATCCACGCTGGGCCACATCCTGGTGGACGAATACCAGGACACCAACGCCACGCAATATGAAGTGCTGAAGGCGCTGGCCGGCGAGCGCGGCCGCTTCACCGCGGTGGGCGACGACGACCAGTCGATCTACGGCTGGCGGGGCGCCACGCTCGACAACCTGCGCAAGCTGCCGGTCGACTATCCGACCCTGAAGGTGATCAAGCTCGAGCAGAACTACCGCTCCACCAGCGCGATTCTTCGGGCGGCCAACAACGTGATCGGCCCCAACCCCAAGCTGTTCCCGAAGACGCTCTTCTCGGAGCTGGGCGAAGGCGAGCCGGTGCGCATCGTCGATGCCGACTCCGAGGCGCACGAGGCCGAGCGCGCGGTGGCGCGCATCGCCAGCCTGCGCGCGGGCGACGTGACCAGTCAGGGCAAGCAGTACAAGGAATTTCGCGACTTCGCCATTCTTTACCGTGCCAACCACCAGGCGCGCGTGTTCGAGCAGGCGCTGCGCAAGGCGCAGATTCCCTACAAGGTGTCGGGCGGCCAGAGCTTTTTCGACCGCGCCGAAATCAAGGACCTGTGCGGCTGGTTCCGCCTGTGGGTCAACAACGACGACGACCCGGCCTTCCTGCGCGCCATCACGACACCCAAGCGCGGCATCGGCCACACCACGCTGGCCAGCCTCGGCACCTTCGCCAGCCAGTACAAGCTGAGCCTGTTCGAGGCGCTCTTCAGCCCGTCGCTGCCGAGCGTGATGCCCAAGCGCACGCTCGAAGGCATTCACGAGTTCGGCCGCTACATCAACGACCTGGAATACCGCGCGCGCCGCACCATGGGCGCTGAGGATTCGCGCACCTTCATGCTCGACTGGCTGAAGGAGATCGACTACGAGAAGCATCTCTACGACGGCGAAGACAGCGAGCAGGCCGCGGCCGCGCGCTGGACCAACGTGCTGGAGTTCGTCGACTGGATGTCGCAGCGCGCCGGCGGCACCATCGACGATGCCTCGGGCGCCGACAACAACGTCGAGACCGAACGCAAGAGCCTGCTCGAAGTGGCGCAGACCATCTCGCTGCTGTCGACCATCAGCGAGCGCGAGCAGGACCAGAACGTGGTCACGCTCTCGACGCTGCATGCCTCCAAGGGCCTCGAGTGGCCGCACGTGATGCTGATCGGTGTGACCGAGGGCCTCCTGCCGTTCAAGCTCGAAGACGACAACGGCCGCCAGTTGAAGGTGAGCGACGAGACGCTGCAGCGGCTGCAGGAAGAACGCCGCCTCATGTACGTGGGCATCACGCGCGCGCAGCGCAGCCTGGCGGTGAGCTGGACCAAGAAGCGCAAGCAGGGCCGCGAGATGGTGCCGTGCGTGCCGAGCCGCTTCATCGCCGAGATGGGCCTGGACAAGACCACGACCCGCGAAGACCCGCGCGAAAAGCTCAAGGCGCTGCGCGCCGAATTCGCGCGCAAGGCGCAGGACAGTGCCGCAGCTGCAGCGGCGGCCGCTTCCGCACCATGA
- a CDS encoding phospholipase A, with the protein MNAIHLRTSFAAGLLLAPGLFAPSSANAQAVDKPRSPLADAQLTWQQCAALGNSNEARLACFDRWAQQQTLPSVSVPVAPPVLASTQPAPPVDGSMPATRVVSVATSEGCRDRQYSALSRFWELENGTDCGTFTFRGYRPLNVSASAATSKPDTPTSPSEGHTASPVAYQANEMRIGLSVRTKIAQGLLTQNDPIKKDSLWFAYSQQSTWQLFNGSISRPFRTTDHEPELMYVYPLDFKLPGDWRWRYAGVGLVHQSNGQSLPLSRSWNRVYLMGGAELDDRFSITGRIWQRLSESTAKDDNPDISNYIGRAEVTGRWNFNRDNTLALTVRNNLRDSGRGSVRLEWLKAIGDPTTSNLRFHTQLFHGYGDTLVDYNRKRTVLSIGLSLVDF; encoded by the coding sequence ATGAACGCAATCCATCTACGCACCTCCTTTGCCGCGGGCCTGCTGCTGGCACCCGGCCTCTTCGCGCCGTCATCGGCCAACGCGCAGGCCGTTGACAAACCGCGCAGTCCGCTGGCCGACGCGCAGCTGACCTGGCAGCAATGCGCCGCGCTCGGCAACAGCAACGAAGCCCGGCTGGCCTGCTTCGACCGCTGGGCGCAGCAGCAGACGCTGCCTTCGGTGTCGGTGCCCGTGGCGCCGCCGGTGCTGGCAAGCACGCAGCCCGCGCCGCCGGTGGACGGCTCCATGCCGGCCACCCGCGTGGTGTCGGTCGCCACCAGCGAAGGCTGCCGCGACCGGCAGTATTCGGCGCTGTCGCGCTTCTGGGAGCTCGAGAACGGCACCGACTGCGGCACCTTCACCTTCCGCGGCTACCGTCCGTTGAACGTGTCGGCCTCGGCCGCCACCAGCAAGCCCGATACGCCCACCTCGCCCTCCGAAGGCCACACCGCCTCCCCGGTGGCCTACCAGGCCAACGAAATGCGCATCGGCCTGTCGGTGCGGACCAAGATCGCGCAGGGCCTGCTCACCCAGAACGATCCGATCAAGAAAGACTCGCTCTGGTTTGCGTATTCGCAGCAGTCGACCTGGCAGCTGTTCAACGGTTCGATCTCGCGGCCCTTCCGCACCACCGACCACGAACCCGAGCTGATGTATGTCTACCCGCTCGACTTCAAGCTGCCCGGCGACTGGCGCTGGCGCTATGCGGGCGTGGGCCTGGTGCACCAGTCGAACGGCCAGAGCCTGCCGCTGTCGCGCAGCTGGAACCGCGTCTACCTGATGGGCGGGGCCGAGCTGGACGACCGCTTCAGCATCACCGGACGCATCTGGCAGCGGCTGTCGGAAAGCACGGCGAAGGACGACAACCCCGACATCTCGAACTACATCGGCCGCGCCGAAGTCACGGGCCGCTGGAACTTCAACCGCGACAACACCCTTGCTCTCACGGTGCGCAACAACCTGCGCGACAGCGGCCGCGGCTCGGTCCGGCTCGAGTGGCTCAAGGCCATCGGCGATCCGACCACCAGCAACCTGCGCTTCCATACGCAGCTGTTCCACGGCTATGGCGACACGCTGGTGGACTACAACCGGAAGCGCACGGTGCTGAGCATCGGCCTGAGCCTGGTGGACTTTTAA